TATGTATTATTAGTGTTTTGTATATCTAAGAAAGgctcacagctttttttttttttttaactgtgcctCGCTaagaattttctgtttgtttgaatggggaggggaaatagtatttttattttgtagggGTTGTGTGTTTCGAGGCCAAAGGTTGACGGGTGAAAATTCCGCCCTCCGGTTCCCTGCCCTCCCACGGTCTTGGCGGCCCggcggggaggggcggggcggggcggggcggggcgctgcaggtggagggtgggaggggggcagTTTAAGTCCTCAGGGCCCGCCCACTAGCCAGCAGCTCGCCATCGCTGTTGCGGCTGAAGTACCAGCTCCGCAATGGACAAGCTGGGCTCACGGTGCCCTCTGCCATGCTCTCCGCGGCCTTCTGCCCTTGTATGCCTCCTGGTGAGTGCCCCACACCACGGCGAACCCCCGAGCCCCCTCATCCCCGAACCTGGGGTCtgagagaggaggaaaagaaggcaagaaggacCTTCTCTTCACTGCTCTTGGAGTTTTGTGCTGGGGGCAGGAAGACAGGGGATGAAAGGTGAGATCCTTGGAGATACCATCCGGTGTTCTCAAGATTGAGGTGGTTCTAAAAGAGACAATAAGCACACCTTCACTTCCTCCCTGTGAGGAGGAGTGATGGCAGGTTCATTGCCAGGGTAAAAAAGGGTAGGGGAGGGGAATTCTTATCTAAGGGTCACATGATAGATTTCCTCTTTTAACTGCAGTTACCATCATAGTTTTCTGTCATTTTCTTGGGCTGTGTTTTCTCCATCTCCGAAATTCTCTTAAAATGTTAAGGTTGGAGGTGATTACTGAGTAACCCCAGTTGTGGTGGTAGGGGGGAGGGTCAGAAGCCCAGGGTTCCAGCCAAGCTTTGCTGCTCACTTTTTGGGtgatttcttcccttttctgtATTTTACTTAGTCTGTAAAAATTTGCTCAGGCTTGGGTTAGATCAGTTGCTATTACCTTTTTTggaactgtaaaaaaaaactttttatgagtttttttttgtttgaaagtTCTAGATCCGCACCTGGGGAAAGTGTATTCATACAATGTTGCATTTAACTTCAGGTTATTCACAGATTCCATAAAACTAGGTGGGTtacaggttgagaaccactggcttaaGGGATTTCTAATGCCGCTTCTGTCTTAATACTGAGACTGTGATGTCAGTGATAACCTCTTGCCATAGTGAATACTCGaagacaaaaagtaaaaaaggagaatgaaataTAACTGAAAGAATACATAAAATATCTTTAAAGGATGTAAAATTAGAAAAGTACCATagtagacataaatataaaaatggtataaaaaataaaaatacaaaaatgttaTAGCATAATTTAAAGGCTTTCCCTTTAAAATTATAGTAAATCTTTTCCCATCATACTAAATATTTCTGTTAGGGAATATTGTGATCTATTTTCCATTAATTTTGCACTCATGTAATGTCACTTTCTCATACATCACAGGCCACCCTTGGTTCCAAACTGACCTTTCATGCTTCTGGATGCTGTTTGTTGAGGAGGCCCACAAAAATTTCTTAAGCACCTCCTCCCTGCCTGGGGTTGTAAGGTGCTGAGTATACAGAAATGGGGAAGACACATGGAAACAACTTGGTTTCACTGTGATAAATGGTGCCACAGAAGGATggttagcagcattcctggcctctgtCCACTAGATGCTGATAGCGTCCCCTCCCCAGTTGTGATggtcaaaaatgtctccagactttGTTACCTGGGGGCATAAAATTGTCTGGAGTTTAGAACTACTGGGTTAAGTGAAGCTGAAATGGACCCACTATCCTAGGCTCATTGCAGTCCAGAGAGCCCAAAATGTGAGGCAGGAGTCTTAGATTCAAGTCCTGATTCTGTCATtgagtttttatatattctgtctagatttcctcatctgttaataaAGGGTTGTCTTAGAGATACTTTAGAATACTAAGAGGGCTCATTTACCTCTTAGTATTCTGACTTTATGAGCTCATATAAGATTTTCAACACATTATAGATGAGTTTTTATTTAATCTTATTAGCTCTGTGTCCCACTGAGACCTGCTTACTGAAATGCCTCAGATCTTCTCAAGGAATGTCCTCTTGGTTGGGAAACAGGCTTGTGTGATGTTTCCCTCCCCTCTCAGTCACCTCAGTGCCTTCATTCCCCTCCGTGTCCCAACCACCCCCCAGTGAGTACTCCTTTGTTTAGAGTCTGTGCTGGGAGTCATATTAGGGACATGTAGTTGGACATCTTACAGAGAAATATTCTGCTTGAAACATCTCTAAGGTGGGTAACCCTAAAGCCCTACATATTTCAAAAGGCTATTCAGAGTATTAGTAACAAATTCTTGTTGgtttattaattcattaattatCAAGTATTTATTGGGAACCTGCTGCGTGCCATGAACTGTGCTGGGGATACAGTAGTGAGCACCTTTATTGAATTAGTGATTATGAATTGCTTTTCATATCCTGTTTGAACCTCATGATAAGTCTGGGAGGTAGTCAGCATAAGTGTCACAGTCCCTAATTTCTAGATAAGGGGGAGGAAGTAACTTGTCTAAAGCCACAGTCAGCTAGCAGTACTGGCACCTGGGATTTAAATCCTTTTCTGTAGTGCTTTTTCCCCACTATAGTCTAAATGAGTtggcattaaaataataataataaaagcttcATTGAAAAGcctggttcttttttttcttgcatgGTCACTGGTTTAGTTCAGAGGATTAGGATGTTGAATCGGAGGCTTTGATGTAGATGGTGGGAGGGAATGAAATACCCAACCTAGACAGGCCTCTTAGACTGAAGTTAAACACATAAAAATGCTTCGCAGGCCCTGCCAAGAAGTAGAAGCTAGGACGCAGGCGATAATGTAAAACAAGTAGGAGGACAGAGGTTCATTTGAGCAAGGCATGAGCACtgagctagaaggcaggagaagcAAGCGCTTGTTCAGCCTTCACCCGAGTCACAGTGTGACTCCTTGCAAGCTGCCCCTATCCCTGTTAATGAGTCCATTATACCCTTAAGCAGAGAACCCTGGAATGGAAGATATTCTCCAGCTGTTCTTATTTCTTCCTGTTTTAAATGtttatcattaaaataataagaaaCCTTTTTGTTGGTTGTCTGCTTAGTATTTACGATCCGAATCAGGCAGCACCTTCTTTTCAGAGGCTTTTCTTACTCCCTCAGAGCCTTCCTCTAGGTTCCCTGGCTCTCTGTTACAGTAGCATAGACCACACTGCTTTAGAATTGGTCTGTTTGCAAGGCTACCTTTTCTACTAGACTACCCATCGTGTCTGATACATCCACAAACAAGTGGAAGTTAAATTACTCCCTAAAACATCGAGTATTTGATGGATATAAGAGCTTACCATTCATAATTATCTGCATAGGCCGATAGCAGTTCAGTGTATGCCTGGACTTTACCCCTAATAGTTTTTTCCAGTAAGAGTGGATTTCAAGTCATCTAGACTTGAGTCCTAATCCTGGCTTCATCAATTAAAAGCTATGTGATTTTGAAGAAGTTTatttctgagcctccattttacatctgtaaaatgcagaggAAAATGCATTAAAGCTCAGTACAGACCTCAGGAATTATTATTGTGTAAATGGAGATGGGATGAGAAAAATCTCAGCTTTAGTCGTAGTCTTTTTGAGGTGGGAGATGTTGAATTGGTGATGTCACTGCTGACCAGTGCTTTTCATTTCCCACCATGTAGATTCTGACAGCTTCTTTCCTGACATACCCCATGCTCAAGACCCTTAGCCTGCAGTTCCATTCAACTGTTACAGGCAGCTATGTCTCCGGCACTCACTCCATCGTCTTTGTCAACTGTCCCAATGAACAAATTGCCAGAGAAATTGCCAGGTATGGTGAAGGGGCTCAGATGATGCCCCAAGAGACTTGGGGAGCTACAGGGATGTTCCAGAGGGGCCACAGTGGGGCTCTTCTCTTCTGACAGCCCCATCTGTTCCAATGATGAACTACACAAGTCTACTTGGGGTGGTATGAGGAACATGGCTAGATGATCCCCCCACGGATCCTGCTGCTGGGCCTGAAAATTTTGAGTGTCACAGGGGGCATATAAGGTAGGGATATGAGACCCAGAGAGTGAGGTGGCTTGCCTAAAGTGTTAAGGTAAGAGAACAGTGGAACCCTTCAGGTTGATAATTCAAGTCTCCTAATTCTTGGCCCAGCTCTCTTTCTTCTTGAAGGCATTCTTTTTGTTCAGTCACAGAGGCGCTCATTATCACAGGTGAGGAGAAAAAGGCCATCCCCAGTATTTGTCAATTTTCTAGAAGCAAATGTGGTGTGGTATAAAGAGCACCAGATCTAGAATCAGACAcggtttgaatcttggctctgctacttactgtgtgaccttgagcaagcctCTTCCCTTCCCTAAGCCTTAGTTATCTGAATTATAGGCTAATaccacctacctcacagggttgttggtaggattaaatgatataaaatatGTAGAGTGCTCACCCCAGTAACGAGTATGTCAGGGACGGATTacacaataagcaaggtacacaaggttgcttgtgcttacttaacTAATcagtagtgtacaatttcacctgtttttcaccacatctaggTGCAAGTAAGCCtgcgtgtaccttgcttactggttaactaGGAGCTGCGTATAGTACATGTTTAATAAATGTCGTATCTGAATTTTATTATTCTCTCTTCTTTATAGATGCAGTTTTGAAGAGGGTTAGTGGAGCTGGAGGATAATGGGTTTGGCTCCTTGCTCCCTTTCCTCTTTCTCCACAGCTCAGCATGCTTGAGGTTGATATTAGATTAAGTTACAGTGTTTTAAAATGTTACTTATGGTCTTTGGCGGCACACAGCTTCCAAATTGGTGGTCTCAGGTTAATGTTGCATTTGATTCCATCTTTCCTTCCCCCAACGACAATACCAACTTTTCCCTCATTAATATTACCTTTGGAGAACAGCTCTTCCCTAAAAGAACCTATGATTATTCCAGGAACATGACCATGTATTTAGCAGCTAGAAACTGATATCCCCTCTGATGCTTCTGGTACACCCAGGGTTTGTGCTGAACTGTTTTTTCTCTGGACCCCTGGGTTAGCCAGTCTGGTTTCTATCTGGAAATACCTTCAACTGACACCTGTGGGTTTTGGGAGGAAAAGGAATACATGGGATTCTGTTTGGTTGAAAGGTCAGTTCAGGTAAATGAATCAGTACCAGCTTGGACAGAGGTCTCTGTAGTCTTCTTGCATTTAAGGTTGCTGATGAGAAGTTGAGTGTTAATTGGGGTCTCATTCCTTTGTAgataatgtttttttgtttttctgatagtTTTTAGGATTTTCTCTTAATGTTCATGGCTGGTCTGGTTTCCATCACCTCCAGACATGGAATGTTGATCTCATCTTTTGTGGTAGTACTCTCCTGCATATTCTCATACATGTCTGAGGggtatattttattctttgggtTTTCCTCATAGTTTCTCGTATATAAAACATTCTCCTTATTGTGTTCTGACATGGCTAAGTAATaagtgttttctttcatttctaggGTTTGCTATGAATGGGTAGGCTGGAGCATGTGTTCAGTCTGTGAAGTTTAATCAGAAGTGTGAAGTAGGTTCTTCAGTGATGTGGCTATAGAGCTCTTACCACAGCCTGtcctatttagtattttttattcGAGATTTGGATAGAAGAGAGGCAAACAGGCTTAGTTTCTAAGACTTATGGATGGAAAGTAAATAGGTGCATGAGGAGAAGGGTCCTATAAATGTTAGCTAGCAGGGACTCCAGCTTTAGCAGCAGAACCAACATCAGGGCCAGATTCTTAGCACCAGTTCAGTGCTTGCTCTTCCACACTCTGCTGCCTTTCAGTTCTGGTTCCTGACAATGTTCTTAGATCTATCATTGACAGAGACATTCTTAACTAGAAAAATCTCATATTGGGGATGTAGAGGGTAACCTTGAATGTTGAGTCAGGAGTCCTGATTCTGGTCCTCTCTCTGCTGCCAGCTGCACATATGACCTTAGACAAGTCTTCTCTGGGCTTTGATCTCCATATATGTAAGATGAAAAGATCAAATTAGACCAGCGTGGCAAACACAAATGGCTATAGACAAAATGTAAGTGAGTAATGTGGGCTGGGGTGTAACAATGAAAGATGATGCTAGATAGCAACCCTTCTCTTCTTCCTAGGTGGTGTACAAATTTAGTGTTGGGAGGAAAGACAGAGCAGTGGGAACTGTGTTGATCTAAGAAGTGTATTTCATGCCTAGAGGGAATAGCAACTGCTCAACTCTAGCTAAATGTGACCTTGTAACACTGCAGGCCCAATGATATAAGACttgctttttgtgtgtgagagaaagTAGATAATCTGTATTTTTTGCGTCTGAAATATCCTGAAATTAAATAGTGGTAATAAAGTCAGTGTTTTTAAAATGCCATGAGGACCAAACCATATATTTGTCCGTGAATCACTAGTCCATGACCTCTGGACTAGATCGTTTCCAGAGGCCTTACTAGCTCTAGGATTCTATCTTCTGCTTTCCTCACATGAGCATGAGGGTTTGAGCTCCCCACTGGTGGCTCATTGCTGGTCAtgagtgtatacatacatatatatatatgtatatatatatatatatgtattttgtggCCATAGGACCTTTTTGAATAACACAGTTCTCCACAGTTCTATAACCTTTCATCCAAGGTTGCTATGATCAGCCACTGAGTTCACACTACCAAAGAGATTGGAAAGGGCCTGTGAGGCAGTGGAATTATTTTTTCTAGAGGCTTAACTCAGTCCCTGTGTTTGCATGCCACCTTTAGAACCAACAGAATGAGATTTCTCAGCACGTGATTGAGTGAGACACACAGCGGTTGTAAACATATTTGCTCCATGTGCCTCTCCTTACAGTCAGGGATTTATTGAGCTCCTGGAACTTCCCAAGGGAATGAGGATGGTTTTGCCACGTTAATAGAGCTCTGTTCAGTCTGGGGCTCAAGAGAAGAGAAAGTAGGTCAGTTCTCTTGGCCTTAGCTGAGGAAGGAGGGACCAGTGAGCACAGCTCAGATAAGGTTTGTTTGGCAGGGTCCAAGCCCTTCAGAGAACAGACCAGGCTGTCTGAGAGCTGAAAAAGGTTTGCCAGGGCCCATCTGACTCAGGCTTTAGGTTTCGATGCTTGGGAACACTTCTTCCTTGCCTTGATGACTTGGTGGTGTTCCTGTTTTTGTGACACCTGCACTAGttgaaacattttattgtgatCTCCAGTGCTCTGCACAGGAAGCAGACTGAAACTGAAAGCTCAGACCAGGGATTCCAACCTGTGGTCTGTCAAAAAAATCTTAGAGGTCTGCAAAGGTGATGATTATACTCTTAGGGCTGTGGTAGGTGAAGAGTCTACATTTGCCAAAGACAATTGTAGAATATGatgcaatttttttcattttgcttggagtTGCATCAACTCTGTGTTGTCACAGGGCTGTGTGCAGATGAGAAGCACTTAGTATCAGCCAGATACGTGTCTGAGAAATAAAAGCAGAAGAAAGTGGCTTAATAAAAAGAATTCTTGGTGGTGATAGGGTTGGAAATCACTGACCTAAACCAGTCCTCTGATTGTACAGCAGGAGAGTCAGGTCAAGAGAGGCAGGAAGTGCTTATCTCAGAGCAGGTACTTAAATACTTATTACTGGAATGAAAGAAAgaacttgcctaagatcacacagccatCCTCTGTAGGGCCAGGAATGGAGCACAGGTCTTCTTGCTTCCTGTCCAATGTTAATTCCCATTCCCCAAGCAGGCTAGGGCTGTCCTTAAAGTTAGAGCTACCTTCTTACAGCTGCTTCCCTACTTCTCTCTTCAGCCAGGCAAGGACTTATGAAGAGCTTTGTCTTCAGTACTTCTGTGAACAGTGGTTATGGAATGTGCTGGGCGGGGAGGAGGGTTGCAAATGAAGGGAAGAACATCCTGAGTGATTACCTGTTTTGATTCAGGTTTCCTGGGTAATTTCCAGGAACTCCTTTTCTCCTGTCCCTTCTCTAAGATCCTAGGCACTTGCCCCAATcactttctgtttgctttaggGCCCTACTGGATAAGAAACTGGCTGCTTCTGTGAACATCCTGCCCAAGGCCGCCTCATTGTGAGTTTTGCCATGGCCAGCGGATGGGGGGGTGGGAGTGCTAGTGTGCAGTCCTAGATGGTGGAAAGAGCACTGAGATAACGTGTAACTGTCAAAGAGTAGCTCAAACACATTTAATTAATCAACAATTCCTTGTTGGTTTTTATTCAGAGGAGACCAATTAGTGGGTTTGTGCTAtctaacaaaagcaaaaataggtTGTATATAAGAGaaggcagggggaaaaaaaaaactgtacatgGTCTAAGAATAGTGAACCTTGTTTGTACATTCTTTGGTTAAACCAGTTAGCTTGCTGTTGGCAAAGAAGTCAGACAGGGCATTCCATCCTTGAGTAAGCCAGCTGGGGATAGCAAATAAAAAATGTTCCATTGCTTTTGGATTCTCTGGAAGGCCTTGAAAGTTTAGCATAGGTGATAGGCAATTTCTGTGTCTTCAAGTCATTCCCATCTTCACTTCAGTTAAGCCTGGTCTGCACCATTTCCCTCATCAGGATCTTTCAGTATTCCAGTACTAGTAGTGCAGCATCTGTCATCTGCCTCTCAGATCTCTAATCTCTCTCCTCCCCAATGAAAAAAGAGGAATAATGTCTGTTCTAAATGTCAAAATGGAAAAGTGCCATATAATAATCAAAACTAtcgtttttttttccccagtgatgTTGTTCCCTCAGTAGCTCCCATCATCTATACCAGTGACTCTCAAATTTGGCTGTACTTTAGATTCCTGAGCTCCACTCTGGATCTACTCAATTAGTCTCCCTAAGGATCCCAAgtccctgaatttttaaaaagttgtacaGGAGATCCACAAACAGCCAGTCTGGGAACTAGTGCTTAGGCACTAGAATAGAATTTCAGCCTGGCATTCCCTCCATATGTCCATCCTTCCTTTTAATAAATTCTTTCACCATGGCTCTGTGAGGTAGACAGGGCCAATGACCTAGGTCATCTTAGACTTGCCCTGGGTCAGTGTAGATTTTCACACGCcaaatttctttcctttcccatGATGTGTTCTCACATTCTTTTTCTGAACATTGTCACtaactttgtttttaacttttggaCTTACTTCCATATCTTTTAAGGCTCACTTcctccctgaagccttctttgcttttttatttatacATCTTTGGGCACTCAACTTTGACAGTCAGTGATTAAGTAGTACCAGTTCAATGGGGAGAGGCCAGAATGGTGGGAAGGGGCCTGGAAGCTATGAATGCAGGATGAGCATTTGAAATAGCTGGGGGTGCCCAACTTGGGCTTAGGAATTTCTACGGGTTGTCCTGCAGTGGTTCTTCATCTAGTCAGAGAAAACAACTGGGTGGCAGATGTTGGCTCACCATAAGAAAAAACTCTACTCATGTGAAAAGCTCTAAGTTAGATGGACTTCTTCAAGATATAGATGGTAAGCCTCAAGAAGATGCTCAACGCATGCATTAGAATGGTTGGACTAGATGACCTATGGGGCCCAGACCAACTCTAGACTTCTGTATATGAGCTTGGAAAGATTTTGAAGTTTCCTCCTCAGTGATTGACCTGGATGGGTCAGGTTTGATATCTCATTAAACTCTTCTTGTCAGCATCATAGCTTGGTTTTGTTCTTTTCCCCAGGTACCATTGGAAGGGAGAGATAGAAGAAGCCACTGAGACCCTGCTGGTGAGTGAGAATGGGAGGCCTTAATTGGGGAATGAATGAGAACAAGGTCTTTTTTTCAGGTTCCAATTACAAATTAGCAAAAATAAACTGATCGAGTTTTCTTCCACACAGAAGAAGCCCTAGCTTCATTTGTGAGCTAGTGatagggcctggtgatctgggaAGAATGTTGTCTCCTAAATGGCCCTGTGAGTGAGCAGCTGCAGGCCTAGGGCTGAGGTACTAAAGAAccgattctttttttccttttacagtTAATAAAGACAAAGACTTCCAAGGTCCACGTGCTTTCCAGCTACATCAGGTAAGGCTGGCATCTCTTCTTGCTCATTTACCACAGGACCAGCCGGAGAAGCTCTGGGGACTAAGTGAATTATCTTGAAAAGCAGGTGAGCTGGAGCCTAGCCACCAACCTCCTATATGACCCTGGGCAAGGACCCCAGAGAGCTTTGTTTATATGGGTTATATCTTTGGAAGTATACTGTGTTGGAAATTAaaattgagaaattaaaaaaaaatttttttagttcatttaaaaataataaaaccatgcATATTAACATAATACATTTTTATGGAAAATAACgatattttctataataaaaaaattcagaagaatGGCATTAATTTACATTTTTGCAGTCTTTTTAAATGTCTGGCTTACTCAAAGATGGCTGGATTCATATTTGTAACTACATTTCGTCTGATGCAGCAGGTTGCTTTGTTTGAAGTATGTGAAGAAAATGTGGCCTCTCACAGATATGTCATTGGAAGAGGGAGGAGTATTAAATAGTCTTTTTAGGTAACTGTGGATATTCTTTGATGCTCAACCAAAACTTAATAAGTCATTAGTTACAGTGTAGAATTTGAAACCATATCAGTGACCTTTTTGTACTCTGTTTTATTAAAATCTTGCACTCCAAATGGTATTTTACCCTTGCATGATATTAAAACATCATACATTagtcatttggaaaatactggTTCATGGAATTAGGCAGGCTTTTCAAATGTTGACTCATTTTTTGATGTATCAAAACATCATATTTATTAATATCACTTCTGATCTCAGAAGAGTACTGGGACACTTTCAATCTCATGGTGATGAATTCAAGTTTTCAAAATTGTAAGTTTTGcttgaaaataaaaagtttatcttTGGCAACAAATGATATAAGTTGTTTTCTTTAGAGCGATGGACCCACTTTGTTCATATTTGAGAAAATGTTCACCTAATACTCAAGTCTGAGTAACTATAATTTGTCAGTTGTTCTTTCAACTAAAAATGGTGTTCCATGAGAAAAGTAACTGTGTTTAGCTTGCAACCCAATCAGACAAGTTTAAGACAACTGTTGAACTTAGGTCAGCAGATATGCTTTATACGTAGCACTTCTGGATGCATACTTCCCATTTTATTACACACAATATTAAAAAGATATGTATTCGAGGGTCATTATTTCATAAGAGTAATTTTTACCACTTTAACAAGAATAGTTTTAAGTGAAATTGAGTTTTTTAATGCAAGTATGTGGTGGCGAATACAATGACAGCTAGAACAGTTTGGTGTCACTGTCTTGATGTGTGCTAAGGCACCAGGGGTTTTCCCATCATGGCTTTTGCACCATGTCTTTTTTCAACATAGttaaaatgatgaaaaacaaattagtattattatgaaaatagttttgacctctTGGACTACCTGAAAGAGTCTTGGAGATCCCCAAGGGTCAGTGGACCCCACTCTGAGAAACTAGTCTAAATCTTTATCACTCAAAGTATGGTTTGGCATCCCCT
The sequence above is drawn from the Elephas maximus indicus isolate mEleMax1 chromosome 9, mEleMax1 primary haplotype, whole genome shotgun sequence genome and encodes:
- the LOC126082675 gene encoding protein CutA homolog isoform X1, with the translated sequence MDKLGSRCPLPCSPRPSALVCLLILTASFLTYPMLKTLSLQFHSTVTGSYVSGTHSIVFVNCPNEQIAREIARALLDKKLAASVNILPKAASLYHWKGEIEEATETLLLIKTKTSKVHVLSSYIRLVHPFEIPEVFSLPMNQGDAHFFKWLEDSVEEN
- the LOC126082675 gene encoding protein CutA homolog isoform X2; translated protein: MLKTLSLQFHSTVTGSYVSGTHSIVFVNCPNEQIAREIARALLDKKLAASVNILPKAASLYHWKGEIEEATETLLLIKTKTSKVHVLSSYIRLVHPFEIPEVFSLPMNQGDAHFFKWLEDSVEEN